Proteins from a single region of Candidatus Neomarinimicrobiota bacterium:
- a CDS encoding geranylgeranylglyceryl/heptaprenylglyceryl phosphate synthase has protein sequence MTVYEHLLKARETYQAGYMVLIDPDARPLKETAEFARVISRAGADAILYGGSLITDEGFTDKLIALREASDIPVILFPGSIGQITSHVDAILYISVISGRNPNLLIGEHVTSAIQIKRSGVETIPTGYMLVESGKVTTAEFISGTRPLPAHKPELALAHALAGEMLGFKMLYLEAGSGAERPVPNAMISTIKKYVQIPVITGGGIRTPETAREKVLAGADFIVTGNVLEDSDNTDLLEAFVKAVHGE, from the coding sequence ATGACGGTTTACGAACATTTACTCAAAGCCCGGGAAACATATCAGGCGGGATACATGGTTCTGATTGATCCCGATGCGCGGCCTTTGAAAGAAACGGCGGAATTTGCACGGGTGATCAGCCGCGCCGGTGCCGATGCCATCCTCTATGGCGGCAGCCTGATAACCGATGAGGGATTTACGGATAAACTCATCGCGCTCCGTGAAGCGTCCGATATTCCCGTGATTCTCTTTCCCGGTTCTATCGGACAGATAACATCTCATGTGGATGCCATTTTGTACATCAGTGTCATCAGCGGCCGGAATCCCAATTTGCTTATCGGCGAACATGTTACCTCCGCTATTCAAATCAAGCGTTCCGGCGTGGAAACCATCCCCACGGGGTATATGCTGGTGGAATCGGGAAAGGTGACAACCGCGGAATTCATCAGCGGAACCCGTCCCCTGCCGGCCCATAAACCGGAACTGGCACTGGCCCACGCCCTTGCCGGGGAGATGCTGGGTTTTAAAATGCTCTACCTGGAAGCGGGAAGCGGCGCTGAACGGCCGGTCCCCAATGCCATGATCAGCACTATTAAAAAATACGTCCAAATACCCGTCATTACCGGCGGCGGAATCCGGACCCCTGAAACTGCCCGGGAAAAAGTCCTGGCCGGTGCCGATTTTATCGTCACCGGGAATGTTTTGGAAGATTCGGACAACACAGACCTGCTGGAAGCCTTTGTGAAAGCGGTCCATGGAGAATAA